One Trichormus variabilis 0441 genomic window, CTGGCTGAGATGTTATGCGCATTTTTGGATTTTTAAAAATAGCAGTTTCCAAGAAAGTAATGAATGCTGAGTAATAAATACCAGTTTCTAGACTCTAATCTCTTTTTTAAAATCGTTGTAAAATCAAATGATTGTGTTTATTTAATCTTGCCTGCCAACTAGGTTCAACTACAATCGTGCTAATTTTTTCGATGATGATAGCAGGGCCGCTAATATTATCTTCTGGCTGTAAATCTTCTCGGCGGTAAACGGGTGTATCATTCCATTGATCTGCTGTAAACATTTGGACTGTTTCCACAGATTTGGGTGCTGCATCTATCGGACGAGTACGAGTAATTAATGGTTCGTCAGGAGTATTTATTTTTTGAATTACTTCTACTGACAGAGATTCAACAATTAGGCTTTTGGCTGACTGGATGAAACCATAACGAGATTTATGTTCTATCTCAAATTCTTGTTTCATTGTCGTCACATTTGAGGAAAAGGCTACTGTCAAAGTAGAGTTGGTTCCTGCATATTTTAAATTTAATTTTTTTATTATTATCTCTTCATTAGTTGTTTGCTCATTGCTAAATTCATTTTTGGCTTGAATTTCTAAAAACTCCATCAACGGCAATAATTGAGGGATTAATTCTTCAGTTAGAGGTTGTTCTACCCCTGCGACTCTGGTAGCACGGATATCAGCTAATCCCATACCATAAGCGGAAAGTACTCCAGCATAAGGATGAAGGAATATCTTTTTCATACCTAATGTATCAGCAATTAAACAAGCAACTTGTGCGCCTGCGCCACCGAAACAGCAAAGAACATAATCAGTAACATCATAACCGCGTTGCAAACTGATTTTTTTAATCGCATTTGCCATATTTTCTACTGCTATGGCGATAAATCCAGCCGCTACTTGTTCTGGTGTACGATGATTTCCTGTAATGGATGCAATATCTTGAGCTAGTTGAGTAAATTTTTCAATGACAATATCTTTATCTAAAGGTAAATTGCCATTATTTCCAAACACAGAAGGGAAATATTGCGGGTGAATTTTACCTAACATTACATTGGCATCTGTGACAGCCAAATTCCCACCACGCCGATAACAAGCAGGCCCCGGATTTGAACCAGCCGATTCTGGCCCGACTCGGTAACTAGAACCATCAAAAAATAAAATTGAACCGCCGCCAGCAGCAATTGTGTTAATTGCTAATACGGGAACTCGCATTCGTGCGCCAGCAATTTCTGAGTCTAATTGACGTTCATACTCACCTTTAAAATGGGCAACATCTGTACTTGTACCCCCCATATCAAAGGTGATTACTAAATCAAAGCCTGCTCTTTTACTAGTTTGAATTGCCCCAACTATACCGCCAGCCGGGCCGCTTAAAATACTATCTTTTCCCTGAAATTTATCAGCATCAGTTAAACCGCCATCAGATTTCATAAACATTAATCTGATATGAGGTAACTGACTAGATACTTGGTTGACATAGCGCCGCAGAATCGGAGTTAAATAAGCATCAACTACTGTTGTATCTCCTCGACTTACCAACTTCATTAAGGGACTAACTTGGTGGGAAATGGAGATTTGAGTAAAGCCAATTTCTTGGGCAATTTCGGCTACTTGTCGTTCGTGAGTAGGGTAGCGATCGCTGTGCATCAAAACAATGGCACAACTACGAATTCCTGTATGGTAAACTGCTTGTAAATCTTCTTTTAATTGTACAATATTGACAGGTGTTAATTCCTTGCCTTGGGCATCATAGCGTTCCTCTACTTCCACTACCTGTTCATAAAGCATTGTCGGTAAAATAATTTGCCGAGCGAAAATATTCGGACGATTTTGATAGCCGATTCTTAACGCATCTTTAAATCCTTTGGTAATCAGTAGGACAACCCTATCTCCTTTTCGTTCCAACAGCGCATTTGTTGCTACTGTTGTTCCCATTTTAACTACTTCTATTGCTGCATCAGGAATGGGTTGATTATCCGCAAGCCCTATAATATCTCGGATACCCTGGATAACTGCGTCTTGATATTGCTCAGGATTTTCGGAGAGTAATTTATATACTATTATCCATTCTTGATTAGGTAGAGGAACAATCAAAAAACGTTCGTTTGACTTTGATAATCTCTCTACGATCTCTGGATTATGGGTAACAGCAACAATATCTGTGAATGTACCACCCCGGTCAGCAAATACTTTTAACATTTCCCTATTTATGCGGATATTTGTATGATAACCATTAGGTGTGTTAAAAAGAAGTCTTTATGCTGTTTTTGATGGCTTATAGTACATAACCTTAAATTAGGCACGTTGCTTTCTTTCAGAATACAGGCGATCGCAGTGTAATGCCCAGGCTACACCAAATATACCACTTAGGGAACCAGCGATCGCAGCTGTCACCCCCCATCCCAATGGCCCAGTCCAGTTGGTAATTTCTTTGATAATTGCTGTGCTGGCTTTGCTAACTATATAAGCTGTTCCTATTGCACCAACAGTAACTAAACCTAAGTCTACCAGTATTCCTAACAGTGATTTGCTTGATAAGTCTTCTTCAAAATAAATCTTCCAAATGCTGGTATACATGAGAATATCAGAAGCAGTTAAGATGAATTGCTTGGGTATTTCTCCACCAGGACTTGGTATGGCTGAAGTTGTAGCGCCGCTAATAGAAGAAGTAGTGATAAATAAAACTGTCTCTATTCTCTTTTTATCTAAGTTACCCATTTTTAGTAATACCTATTGATTAAAAATAGAATATGTAGAATTCATACTTAATTTTTGAAATATTGGGACATAATAGCTGATATAAATAAAGTCCGCTTGCGCGGACTACGGACATTGGATAAGGTTAGGTTATTACCAAGATGGCCTACTATTTTCTAGAGGCTGATTTCATTCTTGACGAATAATTGATATAAATCAAGTATCTCTCACTAATTTTTTAGACATAATTATCAGAATAAAAAAGTCCATTCTTTTGGGGGTGGAGTTTTTGGTAATGGGTAATAGGGATGACATTTACCAATTATCCCTTACCTATTAACAAAAAATAGAATTTGATTTTCTATAATTTTTAATTTGAAAATAAAACTGTGGTTCACGAGGATAACCCTGGGATTTTTCACTTTTGGCGTTTTATTTTATCAATATTAAATATTCAGCATAATCATCTTCCTGCTTCCGATAGATTTTTTAAAACTTCAAGTGCATCATCACACCACTCTATCCAAGCTTGCTCATATTTAATTCCTGCTTTTAAGACTAAATTTTTCAATTTTTCATCCTTATTTAGTTCTTTCGGGTAAGGACATTTCCCATTCTGAATCTCTCCATAAGTAAGTAATTTTTCTAAATGGATTCGGCGATGACGTATGACATCTTCTATCAGCAGATTGACTGGTACTAGACCACCGGAAAAAATTTTGACTAACAAATCTTCTCTGACTACATCAGGTTCGCTGGGTTTGTGCATCCACTCAATCAGGTGCTGCTTTCCCTGTTCGGTGATCGAGTACACTTTTTTATCCAGGCGACCTTCACGGGGAATCACCTCGGACACAATTAAACCAGTAGACTCCAATTTACCCAGTTCTCTGTAGATTTGTTGCTGGGAAGCTTGCCAAAAATAACCTACAGACTCGCTGAAAACTTTAGAAAGATCATAACCACTGTGGGGTGCGTCAATTAAACAGGTCAGGATTGCTTGCGATAAACCCATAAAAAACTACTTGACAGATATTTTCTTAAGTGTACACTAGAACTTGTACACAACAAGTTGAATAAAACTTTGTAAATATAAAATGTTGTATACAGTAAATCTGCCAACATCTAGGCAATGACTTATGCAAAACCTCTATCCAGACCGATTTAGGAATCTCAGTTATCCTAATAGAAAGCTCATTTTCGGTATAGTTGCCATAGCGTTAGCAAGCGCAGCTGGTTCGCTGTATTTAGCCTCTGGCTTAGGAAATTCGGGGAAAGAAGTTACCCCATTGGTAATTGATCAGCGTCCTCCAATCAAGGCTATTACTGCTTTAGGGAGGATAGAACCCCAAGGTGAAGTTGTACAGGTGTCAGTTTCCCAGACTGCTGGTAGTAACCGCATAGCAGAATTGTTGGTAAAACAAGGCGATCGCATCAACAAGGGACAAATAATTGCTATCCTAGATAACCGTGATACTCGACTAGCGGCTTTAAATAGAGCCAAACAACAAGTTGCAGTTGCACAATCGCAACTAGCACAGGTAAAAGCTGGAGCCAAACAGGGAGAAATTGCTGCTCAACAAGCCATAATTGCAGAATTAGCAGCAGAACTACGCCAAGAAGTTGCAGCCAGAGTGGCGACGGTGAGACGCTTAGAAGCAGAAGTGAGAAATGCTCAAGTTGAATATC contains:
- a CDS encoding hydantoinase/oxoprolinase family protein; the protein is MLKVFADRGGTFTDIVAVTHNPEIVERLSKSNERFLIVPLPNQEWIIVYKLLSENPEQYQDAVIQGIRDIIGLADNQPIPDAAIEVVKMGTTVATNALLERKGDRVVLLITKGFKDALRIGYQNRPNIFARQIILPTMLYEQVVEVEERYDAQGKELTPVNIVQLKEDLQAVYHTGIRSCAIVLMHSDRYPTHERQVAEIAQEIGFTQISISHQVSPLMKLVSRGDTTVVDAYLTPILRRYVNQVSSQLPHIRLMFMKSDGGLTDADKFQGKDSILSGPAGGIVGAIQTSKRAGFDLVITFDMGGTSTDVAHFKGEYERQLDSEIAGARMRVPVLAINTIAAGGGSILFFDGSSYRVGPESAGSNPGPACYRRGGNLAVTDANVMLGKIHPQYFPSVFGNNGNLPLDKDIVIEKFTQLAQDIASITGNHRTPEQVAAGFIAIAVENMANAIKKISLQRGYDVTDYVLCCFGGAGAQVACLIADTLGMKKIFLHPYAGVLSAYGMGLADIRATRVAGVEQPLTEELIPQLLPLMEFLEIQAKNEFSNEQTTNEEIIIKKLNLKYAGTNSTLTVAFSSNVTTMKQEFEIEHKSRYGFIQSAKSLIVESLSVEVIQKINTPDEPLITRTRPIDAAPKSVETVQMFTADQWNDTPVYRREDLQPEDNISGPAIIIEKISTIVVEPSWQARLNKHNHLILQRF
- a CDS encoding PadR family transcriptional regulator codes for the protein MGLSQAILTCLIDAPHSGYDLSKVFSESVGYFWQASQQQIYRELGKLESTGLIVSEVIPREGRLDKKVYSITEQGKQHLIEWMHKPSEPDVVREDLLVKIFSGGLVPVNLLIEDVIRHRRIHLEKLLTYGEIQNGKCPYPKELNKDEKLKNLVLKAGIKYEQAWIEWCDDALEVLKNLSEAGR